Proteins found in one Panicum hallii strain FIL2 chromosome 4, PHallii_v3.1, whole genome shotgun sequence genomic segment:
- the LOC112890458 gene encoding uncharacterized protein LOC112890458: MSFSRDDQWTSFFELRKFPLVLDPVVASVRLTRVLIDGRSGLNLLFTGTLKKIELDIIDMLTPSKSPFYSIVLGNSATPLGSVTLAVTFRTRENYKTNYIKFEVANFESSNHAILGRPALAKFMAVPHYVYQLLKMPGKHGVLSFRGDLKKSYAYDQEAIEYPSTTRMPDA; this comes from the coding sequence atgtCATTCTCCAGGGATgaccaatggaccagcttcttcgAGTTGAGAAAATTTCCGCTTGTGCTGGATCCAGTCGTGGCCAGCGTCaggctcaccagagtactcatcgatggcagAAGTGGGCTCAACCTGCTATTCACgggtactttgaagaagatagAGCTGGATATCATAGATATGCTCAccccaagcaagtctcccttctacagcattgtTCTAGGGAACTCGGCTACACCACTTGGGTCGGTGACACTTGCAGTCACTTTCAGAACAAGGGAGAACTACAAGACAAattacatcaagttcgaggtggcaaaCTTCGAGTCATCAAACCATGCCATCCTTGGAAGACCTGctctggccaaattcatggcagtaccCCACTATGTTTACcagcttctcaagatgccaggcaagcATGGAGTGCTCTCcttccgtggcgacttgaagaagtcgtatgccTATGACCAGGAGGCTATTGAGTACCCCTCAACTACACGCATGCCAGATGCTTGA